Below is a genomic region from Geoglobus acetivorans.
AGATGACAAATACAATTTTAGACTGTATAGGCTGGAAAGAATAGGCGACGAAATAGAGGCCATACCATACGATAAAGAATCCTTGGAAGCCGCTCTGGAGATGGATCTGGAGGTAAGATAGTAATGGCCAGAACCACCATCCTAACAAAGCCAATCATATTACTCGGAGAAGGAAAAGACGAGGAATTGTTCCTTAGGGCTTTGATAGAATACATGGGATTAGACGAATATATTCAGGTTCTGGAATATGGTGGCAAAAATAGACTACACCAGTTTATGAGAGCATTCGTGAACACAACAGGATTTAAGAACGTTAAAGCAATTGGTATTACGAGAGATGCTGATGATGACGGGTTTGAAAACGCGTTTAAGAGTGTTCGAAGTGCATTAGCTAGCGCCAACCTGCCAACGCCAGAAAGGCCCTTTGAAGTAGCCGGAAACAAACCGAAGGTGGCCATTATGATATTGCCAG
It encodes:
- a CDS encoding DUF3226 domain-containing protein, with the protein product MARTTILTKPIILLGEGKDEELFLRALIEYMGLDEYIQVLEYGGKNRLHQFMRAFVNTTGFKNVKAIGITRDADDDGFENAFKSVRSALASANLPTPERPFEVAGNKPKVAIMILPDNSSNGKLEDLCLESVKNDPAIECINSFFQCLSENKIEQRDKSKARVHAFLATRYEPDKRLGEAAKAGYWNFGSPAFNELRGFIRLLSESTKTMD